A part of Bacillus thuringiensis genomic DNA contains:
- a CDS encoding ABC transporter permease: MWTYIKRDKRFWISIGFLLLLVLLSIGNTLWNDGHIRQVTLQYDADENPQVPPFPPSLQFLLGTDRKGYDLLHLVIEGAKWTIGISILIAALRMVIGVFFGVVLGTYIKRGFSKIEAFFDSFTVIPTVMIAYFFLQSANAFGSGEETTTFFERASFQVVLLVLLVMPVIALYVAKEVRKLRTEEFVDAARILGGSRRHIVIKHIFPHLYMPFILVFLQQFTQTLTILLHLGLLEVFFGGTVMFGGQIKEVESYTHEWSGLIGVYFRSLTVHPWIPLVPITFFGLTIFSGNMIVKSIEEAMMKVRLGGEMKKDVVEEEQPAVQSKEELFTFKHTM, encoded by the coding sequence ATGTGGACGTATATAAAACGTGATAAAAGATTTTGGATAAGCATTGGGTTTCTTCTCCTATTAGTTCTTTTGAGCATCGGAAATACGTTATGGAATGATGGACATATTAGACAAGTTACATTGCAATATGATGCGGATGAAAATCCACAAGTGCCACCGTTTCCACCTTCATTACAATTTTTACTCGGGACAGACCGGAAAGGGTATGACCTGTTACATTTAGTCATTGAGGGCGCGAAGTGGACGATTGGTATATCTATTTTAATTGCGGCACTTAGAATGGTAATAGGTGTGTTTTTCGGTGTCGTACTCGGAACGTATATAAAAAGAGGATTTTCAAAAATTGAGGCTTTCTTTGATAGTTTTACAGTTATTCCGACAGTTATGATTGCGTATTTTTTTCTTCAATCTGCAAATGCATTTGGAAGCGGAGAGGAGACAACAACCTTTTTTGAAAGGGCTTCGTTTCAAGTGGTATTACTTGTACTGCTTGTAATGCCAGTTATTGCACTGTATGTGGCGAAGGAAGTTCGTAAATTGCGAACGGAAGAATTTGTTGATGCCGCGCGCATATTAGGTGGATCGAGAAGACATATTGTTATAAAACATATTTTTCCGCATCTCTATATGCCGTTTATACTCGTATTTCTTCAGCAGTTTACGCAGACTCTTACTATTTTACTGCACTTAGGATTACTTGAAGTGTTCTTTGGTGGGACTGTAATGTTTGGTGGACAAATAAAAGAGGTGGAATCTTATACGCATGAATGGTCAGGTTTAATTGGAGTATACTTTAGGTCATTAACAGTGCATCCATGGATTCCTCTCGTTCCCATTACATTTTTTGGACTTACTATTTTTTCAGGAAATATGATTGTAAAAAGTATAGAAGAGGCGATGATGAAAGTAAGGTTAGGGGGAGAGATGAAGAAGGACGTTGTAGAAGAGGAACAACCTGCTGTGCAGTCAAAAGAAGAGCTGTTTACGTTTAAACATACGATGTGA
- a CDS encoding ABC transporter permease subunit — translation MVKKVFLNGMEVTVQFLISILGIICLGALPKLFYGFELHASRYIQSLKEVFVNLMDISNLQYVRGKFLFPQLFVHYKETIIIFLAAFFISLFVAFCIVYVIMSSSPRIQHRIKSFLIFLESIPDILLILVSQILVVCFFKQTGFLPFQIASIGGESIRGLPILCLSIPTTIMFVKMVVLRFENELEKDYVLFAKAKGLGRFHILNRHILRNVLLSTLFFAKTNIFFMLSNLYIIEWIFNTGGIFMFLKSYFGIRVEVFIVSVLLIYIPIFILFKLFHYLIPAAMKERL, via the coding sequence GTGGTCAAAAAAGTTTTTCTGAATGGGATGGAAGTGACGGTTCAATTTCTTATTTCGATTTTGGGTATTATTTGTTTAGGGGCACTGCCGAAATTATTTTATGGATTTGAGCTGCATGCATCAAGGTACATACAGAGTTTAAAAGAAGTGTTTGTGAACTTAATGGATATTTCCAATTTGCAATATGTGAGAGGTAAATTTTTATTTCCGCAGCTGTTCGTCCATTATAAAGAAACGATTATTATTTTTTTAGCTGCTTTTTTTATTTCATTATTTGTAGCATTTTGTATTGTTTATGTAATTATGAGTAGTTCACCGCGTATACAACATCGAATTAAATCATTTCTTATCTTCCTAGAATCCATTCCAGATATCCTTCTTATTTTAGTATCACAAATTTTAGTTGTATGTTTTTTTAAACAAACAGGTTTTTTACCTTTTCAAATTGCTTCAATTGGAGGCGAGTCGATTAGGGGGTTGCCAATATTGTGTTTGAGCATCCCGACTACGATTATGTTTGTAAAAATGGTAGTGCTTCGTTTTGAAAATGAACTAGAAAAAGATTATGTACTATTTGCTAAGGCGAAAGGGCTGGGGCGCTTTCATATTTTAAATCGTCATATTTTACGAAATGTGTTGCTTAGTACATTATTCTTTGCGAAAACGAATATCTTTTTTATGTTATCTAATTTATATATTATAGAATGGATTTTTAATACGGGTGGTATTTTTATGTTTTTGAAATCGTATTTCGGTATTAGAGTTGAGGTTTTCATCGTTAGTGTGCTTCTTATATATATTCCGATTTTTATTTTATTTAAATTGTTTCATTATCTCATTCCGGCTGCGATGAAGGAGCGATTATAA
- a CDS encoding DUF3992 domain-containing protein encodes MSCECSGVALTCCPDKNYVQDKVCSPWSGTVVATAITNVLYNNNINQNVIGTGFVRYDVGPAAITLTVLDSAGNTLDTQTLNPGTSIAFTYRRFETIEVTLPAATAGTYQGEFCITTRYPLS; translated from the coding sequence ATGTCTTGTGAGTGCTCAGGGGTGGCATTAACGTGTTGTCCAGATAAAAATTATGTGCAAGATAAAGTGTGTAGCCCATGGTCAGGAACTGTAGTAGCGACTGCTATTACGAATGTACTGTACAACAATAATATTAATCAAAACGTAATTGGAACAGGGTTTGTTCGATATGATGTCGGGCCAGCAGCGATAACGTTAACGGTTCTTGATTCAGCTGGGAATACACTTGATACCCAAACTTTAAATCCGGGAACAAGTATTGCTTTTACGTATCGCCGTTTTGAAACAATTGAGGTAACTTTACCAGCTGCAACAGCTGGGACATATCAAGGTGAGTTCTGTATCACGACGCGTTATCCACTTTCATAG
- a CDS encoding spore coat associated protein CotJA, which produces MDEFMKSYIPYHGPNDPCPPIGKKYYSTPPHLFMGFQPPNLPQFPPKEALRKGTLWPAFYDFYENPHKKGR; this is translated from the coding sequence ATGGATGAATTTATGAAATCTTACATACCTTATCATGGCCCAAACGACCCTTGCCCTCCAATTGGAAAGAAATATTACTCAACTCCCCCCCACCTATTTATGGGATTTCAACCACCTAACTTACCCCAATTCCCACCTAAAGAGGCTTTAAGAAAAGGGACTTTATGGCCTGCTTTTTATGATTTTTATGAAAATCCTCACAAAAAAGGACGGTGA
- a CDS encoding YwaF family protein, which translates to MEAYFSAHPLKPFIPYSRQHVLILFIMLVGIFFLYQYQDLLRQSEWNITVRYAIAFLFIGSEIGLHMWEWKAGIFELATSLPFELCTISLLLASIMVVTKSYRIYEIVFFTGIIGASQAILTPNVQYAFPHFRFIEYFIAHVLLIWAPLFMTWVEGYRPTVQSIKRTMIFLNILIPIVSFVNYKTGGNYMFLAHKLETASLLDMLGPHPYYIISLEIAALIGCFILYMPFVKREGHAHKESLGS; encoded by the coding sequence GTGGAAGCTTATTTTAGTGCGCATCCATTAAAACCATTTATTCCATACTCAAGGCAACATGTCCTTATATTATTTATTATGTTGGTGGGGATATTTTTTCTGTATCAATATCAAGATTTATTGCGTCAAAGTGAGTGGAATATAACGGTTCGATATGCGATTGCATTTTTATTTATAGGAAGTGAAATTGGACTTCATATGTGGGAGTGGAAAGCAGGGATTTTTGAGCTAGCCACTTCATTGCCATTCGAGTTGTGTACGATTAGTTTGTTGTTAGCATCGATTATGGTTGTAACGAAAAGTTACCGCATATATGAAATTGTATTTTTCACAGGGATCATCGGTGCATCACAAGCTATTTTAACGCCGAACGTGCAATATGCTTTTCCGCATTTTCGTTTCATTGAATATTTTATCGCACATGTATTGCTTATTTGGGCACCACTCTTTATGACATGGGTGGAAGGATATCGTCCAACAGTACAATCTATTAAACGTACAATGATATTTTTAAACATATTGATTCCGATTGTTTCGTTTGTAAATTACAAAACAGGTGGTAATTATATGTTTTTAGCTCATAAGCTAGAAACAGCTTCATTACTCGATATGTTAGGGCCACACCCTTACTATATTATTTCATTAGAAATAGCTGCGCTTATTGGATGTTTTATTTTGTATATGCCATTTGTGAAAAGAGAAGGGCATGCGCATAAAGAATCACTAGGATCATAA
- a CDS encoding FtsX-like permease family protein — protein MDFFEVSKRSIKRNVKDYFLYFISLVGSIIIYFTFVSIKRNESVVALLKESDKVETTFTFAQILLIIFLTIFIFYCNSFFLRKKKKEIALYNLLGIRKEEIAKLLFYETLLVGAAASVLGILSGLFIANMCAGLLVKLMGSAFTFTFTVSFSSIVEVLITIGAIFFIASWKSKKLIYDHRLVELLYGENQKEEAPTYSSKKAKSAIVLLCAGYMVAFSTLIFGVVMLLLTGLVIFGLIVKGTFLLFEQYTVKSLHKVKEDKKKYWNGTNILSISSLFFRIKGNVKMLALLSLLSAVTLCTIGMSSSMYYGAKKTAALMNPVSYEYVTTGNELDKKVKEEIQKHAGVIKGETKVDLFSVQVNMDGSSMLTGYLISDGNVQIIKESDYNKSASMLGNKKAVLGSEKEVVLLDPYKSYNIEKNSLDGNNVSLKGIGSDVTIVNHREETIVSAKLAPIGLVVQDSLFNKLQQGNIVSKVSGFIVEGNGSGELTEKIGAIIPKEAKFQSFEKTNQSELQDGAVLLFASVFLGIVFILATGCILYFKQITEAMAERPTYGMLKKMGLTKKEATETVRKQVGAIFLAPLLLAICHTFFAFLSLMGFAGMFEYSLPLLGSIGVYIMIYFGYYMLTVRSYTNTVFNDRR, from the coding sequence ATGGATTTTTTTGAAGTATCAAAACGTAGTATAAAACGAAATGTGAAAGATTATTTTCTATACTTTATTTCATTAGTAGGCAGCATTATTATTTATTTTACATTCGTATCGATTAAACGAAATGAAAGTGTAGTAGCTCTTTTAAAAGAATCGGATAAGGTGGAAACGACATTTACGTTTGCACAAATATTGTTGATTATCTTTTTGACGATATTTATTTTTTATTGTAATAGTTTCTTTTTACGAAAGAAGAAAAAAGAAATTGCGCTATACAATTTATTAGGTATTCGTAAAGAAGAAATTGCGAAATTACTCTTTTATGAAACATTATTGGTTGGGGCTGCGGCAAGTGTGTTAGGTATTCTTTCTGGTTTATTTATAGCGAATATGTGCGCGGGGCTTCTTGTGAAGTTAATGGGAAGTGCGTTTACTTTTACATTTACAGTTTCATTTTCATCTATCGTAGAAGTTCTTATAACGATAGGTGCAATTTTCTTTATTGCATCATGGAAAAGTAAAAAGTTAATTTATGATCATCGTTTAGTTGAATTATTGTACGGTGAAAACCAGAAAGAAGAGGCGCCTACTTATTCAAGTAAGAAAGCGAAAAGTGCAATTGTATTACTTTGCGCAGGATATATGGTGGCATTTTCTACTTTGATTTTTGGAGTAGTGATGTTGCTTCTTACAGGATTAGTTATTTTTGGATTAATTGTAAAAGGTACGTTTTTATTATTTGAGCAGTATACTGTGAAATCACTGCATAAAGTAAAAGAAGATAAGAAGAAATATTGGAATGGAACGAACATTTTATCAATTTCTTCATTGTTCTTTAGAATAAAAGGAAATGTAAAGATGCTTGCGTTATTATCTTTATTAAGTGCGGTAACGTTATGCACAATTGGTATGAGTTCTAGTATGTATTATGGAGCGAAGAAAACGGCTGCACTTATGAATCCGGTTAGTTATGAGTATGTAACAACTGGGAATGAATTAGATAAGAAGGTTAAAGAAGAGATTCAAAAACATGCGGGAGTCATCAAGGGTGAAACAAAGGTAGATTTGTTTTCAGTGCAAGTAAATATGGATGGTTCGAGTATGTTAACAGGGTATTTAATAAGTGACGGTAATGTACAAATTATAAAAGAGTCGGATTATAATAAATCAGCTTCTATGTTAGGAAATAAGAAAGCTGTCCTCGGTTCTGAAAAGGAAGTTGTTTTATTGGATCCTTATAAGTCATATAATATCGAAAAAAATTCGCTTGATGGAAATAACGTGTCTTTAAAAGGAATCGGGAGTGACGTAACAATTGTAAATCATCGTGAGGAAACAATTGTTAGTGCAAAACTTGCGCCAATTGGACTTGTTGTTCAAGATTCTTTATTTAATAAGTTGCAGCAAGGAAATATCGTTTCAAAGGTAAGTGGATTTATCGTTGAAGGAAACGGTAGTGGAGAGCTAACAGAAAAAATAGGAGCTATTATTCCGAAAGAAGCGAAATTCCAATCATTTGAGAAGACGAATCAATCTGAATTGCAAGATGGTGCAGTGTTATTATTTGCAAGTGTATTTTTAGGGATCGTCTTTATCCTTGCAACAGGTTGTATTTTATACTTTAAACAAATAACAGAAGCGATGGCAGAGCGACCAACATACGGAATGTTAAAGAAAATGGGACTAACAAAAAAAGAAGCGACGGAGACTGTAAGAAAGCAGGTAGGAGCGATTTTCTTAGCTCCATTATTGCTTGCGATATGTCATACATTCTTTGCGTTTTTAAGTTTGATGGGCTTTGCGGGAATGTTTGAATATAGTCTTCCTTTACTCGGTAGTATAGGAGTATATATCATGATCTACTTTGGTTACTATATGTTAACGGTTCGTTCGTACACAAATACTGTATTTAATGATAGAAGATAA
- the brnQ2 gene encoding branched-chain amino acid transport system II carrier protein BrnQ2: MRTTLKPAQILSISLLLFAVFFGAGNMIFPPLLGLSSGENMWISITGFIITDVGLSLLAIVAVALAGGSFNTLASRVHPKFAAVFAIIIYLSIGPLFVIPRTGSVSYEIGIAPLFPDQWYSMLVFSAIFFTVVYFLSLNPSKLVDHIGKILTPILLGIIAIMATKAILSPGTFTEPVGDYKEIPFFKGFLEGFLTLDAIGALVLSTIVVNAIRQNGIQEKKSIAKYTIICGSIAALFLTIVYFLLGYIGASNGNLGQFENGGQLLATVMYHFFGTSGNVLLSIAIIAACLTTAIGVVSAFANYFATVLTNVSYKKLVLYVCLFSFVISNLGLSLLIKITLPVLIILYPITIILIFVSFIDKYTKRKPSVYIGAMIAAFLISCIHALDNVEMIPSFIANIVHTIPFYNLGIGWIIPAIIGGIIGYFIPQTEAEGEVSTK; encoded by the coding sequence ATGCGTACAACTTTAAAACCAGCGCAAATACTTTCGATTAGTTTATTACTATTCGCAGTTTTCTTCGGTGCTGGTAATATGATTTTCCCGCCCCTTCTCGGTCTTTCTTCCGGAGAAAACATGTGGATTTCCATTACAGGATTTATTATTACAGACGTCGGTTTATCTTTACTTGCTATCGTCGCTGTTGCCCTTGCCGGTGGTAGTTTCAACACTTTAGCAAGCCGTGTTCATCCAAAATTTGCAGCAGTATTCGCTATCATTATTTATCTTTCAATCGGCCCACTATTTGTTATTCCACGAACTGGATCTGTATCTTACGAAATTGGGATTGCACCACTTTTCCCAGACCAATGGTACTCTATGTTAGTTTTTAGTGCGATTTTCTTTACAGTCGTCTACTTCTTATCATTAAATCCATCAAAATTAGTAGATCATATCGGAAAAATATTAACGCCCATTTTACTTGGAATTATTGCAATTATGGCAACAAAAGCGATTCTTTCACCAGGAACGTTCACAGAACCTGTTGGTGACTATAAAGAAATTCCATTTTTCAAAGGATTTCTTGAAGGGTTCTTAACGTTAGATGCAATTGGTGCTCTCGTATTATCAACAATTGTTGTAAATGCAATTCGCCAAAACGGTATACAAGAGAAAAAATCGATTGCAAAATATACAATTATTTGCGGAAGCATTGCAGCCCTATTCTTAACAATTGTTTATTTCCTACTCGGTTATATCGGCGCTTCAAACGGCAACTTGGGACAATTCGAAAACGGTGGTCAACTATTAGCTACTGTTATGTACCATTTCTTTGGGACAAGCGGTAATGTTTTATTAAGTATCGCCATTATAGCCGCTTGTTTAACGACAGCAATTGGTGTTGTAAGTGCATTCGCCAACTATTTCGCAACAGTACTAACAAATGTTTCATATAAGAAGCTCGTACTATACGTTTGTCTTTTTAGCTTCGTGATTTCAAACTTAGGATTAAGTTTATTAATCAAAATTACATTACCTGTATTAATTATTTTATATCCAATTACGATCATTTTAATTTTCGTATCATTTATCGATAAATATACGAAACGTAAACCTTCTGTCTATATCGGAGCAATGATCGCAGCATTCCTTATTAGCTGTATTCATGCACTTGATAATGTGGAAATGATACCAAGTTTTATTGCTAATATCGTACACACCATTCCTTTTTATAACTTAGGAATTGGCTGGATTATCCCGGCGATCATCGGTGGTATAATTGGATACTTTATTCCGCAAACAGAAGCTGAAGGTGAAGTTTCTACAAAATAA
- a CDS encoding DedA family protein: MEQMILDIIEFLKQFSYFGVVLALTFEFIPAEVVLPMVGYWVYEGDMNFWLAVLAGTLGGTTGPLTLYALGYYGGRPLLIKYGKYFFIKEEQIQKADDFFEKYGPVVAFVGRFVPGVRTLISVPCGMAKMNIWKFSIYTFVAMFPLTTLYIYFGMKLGPHWAKAADVVGQYMLPIVGGIILIVASIFVYKYMKKRNKSESI, translated from the coding sequence ATGGAGCAAATGATTTTAGATATAATCGAGTTTTTAAAGCAGTTTTCTTATTTTGGAGTTGTGTTAGCTTTAACGTTTGAATTTATTCCAGCAGAAGTAGTTTTGCCCATGGTTGGATATTGGGTATACGAGGGTGATATGAATTTTTGGCTAGCTGTATTAGCTGGAACACTTGGTGGAACGACAGGACCTTTAACGTTATATGCCCTCGGTTATTACGGTGGTCGTCCTCTATTAATAAAATACGGGAAATACTTCTTTATTAAAGAAGAACAAATTCAAAAAGCAGATGATTTCTTTGAGAAATATGGGCCAGTTGTAGCGTTTGTTGGACGCTTTGTACCGGGAGTTCGAACGCTTATTTCTGTTCCATGTGGTATGGCGAAAATGAACATATGGAAATTTAGCATATATACATTTGTAGCAATGTTCCCGTTAACGACTTTGTATATTTATTTTGGGATGAAATTAGGTCCGCATTGGGCAAAAGCGGCGGATGTTGTTGGGCAATATATGCTACCTATAGTAGGAGGCATTATTCTTATCGTGGCTAGTATCTTTGTCTATAAATATATGAAAAAAAGAAACAAATCGGAATCTATCTAG
- a CDS encoding spore coat protein CotJB, giving the protein MTQTLPDEYYKWIEELQELDFVLVELTLYLDTHPNDTTAINQFNDFSYKRRVLQQKIEEKYGPLQQFGNSYSNAPWEWSKGPWPWQI; this is encoded by the coding sequence GTGACACAAACATTGCCTGATGAATATTACAAATGGATTGAAGAACTACAAGAACTAGACTTTGTATTAGTTGAACTTACCCTCTATTTAGATACGCACCCCAACGATACTACAGCTATAAATCAATTCAACGATTTCTCCTATAAACGAAGAGTATTACAACAAAAAATCGAAGAAAAATACGGGCCACTTCAGCAGTTTGGAAATAGTTATTCTAATGCTCCATGGGAATGGAGCAAAGGACCGTGGCCATGGCAAATATAA
- a CDS encoding VOC family protein, with amino-acid sequence MESVTTCIVLESKNLKETLYFYEGILGFKPSKERPQIRVTGVWYDIGSTRICFVVNRGLGEYQETVTSSVKELLLKTTNIERLKKKLTFYQISFVEERHGEEARIIFHDPDGYILQFLSIENREESLLQCNNMDVE; translated from the coding sequence ATGGAAAGTGTTACAACATGTATTGTCTTAGAATCTAAAAACTTAAAGGAAACATTATATTTTTATGAAGGAATTCTAGGGTTTAAACCGAGCAAGGAGAGGCCACAAATACGTGTAACAGGGGTGTGGTATGATATCGGTTCAACGAGAATTTGTTTTGTTGTAAATAGGGGATTGGGAGAGTATCAAGAAACTGTTACCTCATCAGTGAAAGAATTATTGTTAAAAACTACAAATATCGAGCGGTTAAAGAAAAAGTTAACGTTTTATCAAATATCATTTGTAGAAGAGCGCCATGGTGAAGAAGCTAGAATAATATTTCATGATCCGGATGGTTATATACTCCAATTCCTTTCCATAGAGAACAGGGAAGAGAGCCTTTTGCAATGTAATAATATGGATGTCGAATGA
- a CDS encoding DUF3992 domain-containing protein, which produces MGNSSLSCCSNNTLVQDQVCIDWSATGAVTETVYTNNITQDLYASGYVKYDVGTAPITVNFLVGATVVNTITVQPQSSGSFTVRYFTTIQIVTTGTGVSQGQLCLTVRYPIS; this is translated from the coding sequence ATGGGAAATTCTAGTTTATCTTGTTGCTCCAATAATACGCTTGTACAAGATCAAGTATGTATAGATTGGTCCGCTACTGGTGCGGTAACCGAAACGGTGTATACGAATAATATTACGCAAGATTTATATGCATCAGGTTATGTGAAATATGATGTAGGTACAGCTCCAATTACCGTGAATTTTTTAGTAGGAGCGACAGTGGTGAATACAATTACTGTACAACCACAAAGTAGTGGATCCTTTACAGTAAGGTACTTTACTACAATTCAAATCGTAACGACAGGAACGGGAGTAAGCCAAGGACAATTATGTCTAACGGTACGTTATCCAATTTCATAA
- a CDS encoding YkvA family protein translates to MKKLISRLRVVFHVRRFVPFLFDFFTSKEVSIKKKILSIAFLVGYVAMPLDFIPDFLPFIGILDDIGIVLFILNRIVKMAPVQLQEKHNVNVG, encoded by the coding sequence ATGAAAAAACTTATTAGTAGATTAAGAGTTGTATTTCATGTCCGCCGTTTCGTTCCATTCCTATTTGACTTTTTTACTTCAAAAGAGGTTTCAATAAAGAAGAAAATCTTATCTATTGCTTTTTTAGTTGGTTATGTAGCGATGCCGCTCGATTTCATTCCAGACTTCTTACCGTTCATCGGTATTTTAGATGATATTGGAATTGTGTTATTTATTTTAAATCGAATTGTAAAAATGGCGCCAGTTCAATTACAAGAAAAGCATAACGTAAACGTAGGATAG
- a CDS encoding S-Ena type endospore appendage, producing MACKKNIGCYAPLSIICPPYDPPNPPNPPSCELVNNEFAGNFFITKEIPPPSESSTLILWEGDGVLKISGTISVYNSTSSTEAVTVQIIGQVTNTFTVYPGNTMSYTGQSLQSVKIINISNNPTRYIEGKYCCQFSFCL from the coding sequence ATGGCTTGTAAAAAAAATATCGGCTGCTATGCCCCTTTATCTATCATTTGCCCTCCCTATGATCCACCTAATCCCCCAAACCCACCATCTTGTGAATTAGTCAACAATGAATTCGCTGGTAATTTTTTTATAACAAAAGAAATTCCACCGCCTTCTGAAAGTTCTACATTAATCTTATGGGAAGGAGATGGTGTACTTAAAATATCGGGTACCATTTCTGTGTATAATAGTACTAGTAGTACTGAAGCGGTTACGGTTCAAATTATTGGACAGGTGACAAATACTTTTACTGTCTATCCTGGCAACACAATGTCATATACAGGCCAATCATTACAATCTGTGAAAATTATTAATATTTCCAATAACCCAACTCGGTATATAGAAGGAAAATATTGTTGTCAATTCTCATTTTGCCTATAA
- the cotJC gene encoding spore coat protein CotJC, translating into MWIYEKKLQYPVKVSTCNPALAKLLVEQYGGADGELAAALRYLNQRYTIPDKVVGLLTDIGTEEFAHLEMIATMIYKLTKDATPEQMKAAGLDAQYANHDSALFYHNAGGVPFTATYIQAKGDPIADLYEDIAAEEKARATYQWLIDLSDDPDINDSLRFLREREIVHSQRFREAVEILKEERDRKIYF; encoded by the coding sequence ATGTGGATTTATGAAAAGAAATTACAATATCCAGTTAAAGTGAGTACTTGTAATCCAGCACTCGCCAAATTATTAGTTGAACAGTATGGCGGTGCGGACGGCGAACTGGCTGCTGCTCTTCGCTACTTAAATCAGCGTTATACAATTCCTGACAAAGTTGTCGGCTTACTAACCGACATTGGTACAGAAGAATTCGCACATTTAGAAATGATTGCGACAATGATTTATAAATTAACAAAAGATGCAACGCCAGAGCAAATGAAGGCTGCTGGATTGGACGCACAGTACGCTAATCATGATAGTGCTTTATTTTACCATAATGCAGGTGGCGTTCCTTTTACTGCTACTTATATTCAAGCAAAAGGAGACCCTATCGCAGATTTATATGAAGATATTGCTGCCGAAGAAAAAGCAAGAGCAACTTATCAATGGCTAATTGATTTATCAGACGATCCCGACATAAATGATAGCTTGCGATTCTTACGCGAACGAGAAATTGTCCATTCACAACGTTTCCGAGAAGCTGTTGAAATTTTAAAAGAAGAACGCGATCGAAAAATTTATTTTTAA